GTAAATTTGGATGTTGTTGTAGCTGTAGATACATCTACAGCTCATTTAGCCGCTGCTTTGGGTAAACCAGTTCTAATGCTATCTAGGTTTGATCAATGTTGGCGCTGGTTATATGGTCATACAGATACGCCTTGGTATAAGAGTATGACTATATATCAGCAGGAACAACCGTTCGATTGGTCCCAACCACTCAAACGCCTTTGTAAAGATTTAAGGGCGATTGGTAAAACAAAAATATAGTGACTAACATTTACCTGGAATGGATGAGAATATCCATTCCAGGTAAGATATTAAATGTAGTTAGCTAAAGTTAGGTTTTTCATTTTATTAATGAGAAGAAAAGATGCTTCTAACTGAACTTTTAAATCGTTTGTTTTAATTGATAGAGCTCCCATATCAGGTTGTATAGTATCACCCATATATGTAGTGAGCATTGTACCAACGCTTTGTAGGGTTCCCTGCTGAGCTTTAAGGTCATTTTGATGGGCGCCGTTAGTTGTTTCTAAATTTACCAACTTGTTAGCTGTATCTTTTACCGAGCGTTGCAGTTTATTAACAAGTTTAGAAACCCCTGGTGAGGCTAATGTTTTATCAGAGAGGCTAGCAACAATCATCATATCACGCATCAGATCTCTAATAGGTGAGCCAGTTGTTGTATCATCTGATGCTTGATCACCTTCTGTCGCTACAACGCCAGTGGTCGTAGATTGTGCGTTATCTCCAATAATGACAGATTTTCTTAATGAAGATGCCTCTTTTGCTGAAACTGAAATAGACTGATTGAAAACAGTTAAATCAGAGGAATTGTCTGCTGCAGCCTTTGTTGCCGCAGCAATAACCTCTGAAACGTTGTCGTCTGTTAAATTATTCACATAATCGGCAATAGTTTTGGCAAGTTTACTGTCAGCCAGACTTTCAGTGCTTGGAATGGTTTTTGCTCGCTCGTTAGCACCAGAAAAAATATAACCAACACCATCTGTGGCATTAAGAGCTTGTTTTAATATATCTAAACCAGAGCGTGCTGTAACAGCCGTCCCATGAGCCGAACCTGAACCCGTATCAGATATCGTCTGCATCTGAATTAACATTTTATTAAGGTTTTGAGCCAGGTCAGTTAGCTGTTTTAGAGAGTTAGCAGAAACTGAAAGTCTATTTTGCACAGAAGAAATATTAGCCTGATACCCTTTAATAGCATCCATTTTAGGACTTAATTTTAAAGCAATATCTCTTTTATCACCTAGACCCGC
The nucleotide sequence above comes from Aristophania vespae. Encoded proteins:
- a CDS encoding flagellar biosynthesis protein FlgL, yielding MSLTIGRYGATGTNSILSQGIKRIEDEQESVAWQTANGTISPSLAGLGDKRDIALKLSPKMDAIKGYQANISSVQNRLSVSANSLKQLTDLAQNLNKMLIQMQTISDTGSGSAHGTAVTARSGLDILKQALNATDGVGYIFSGANERAKTIPSTESLADSKLAKTIADYVNNLTDDNVSEVIAAATKAAADNSSDLTVFNQSISVSAKEASSLRKSVIIGDNAQSTTTGVVATEGDQASDDTTTGSPIRDLMRDMMIVASLSDKTLASPGVSKLVNKLQRSVKDTANKLVNLETTNGAHQNDLKAQQGTLQSVGTMLTTYMGDTIQPDMGALSIKTNDLKVQLEASFLLINKMKNLTLANYI